DNA from Desulfuromonas sp. AOP6:
TGAATGCGGACGCCGTGGAAGACCTCGAAACGTTCCTTGAGGCCACGCAGGATGCTGATGGTATCCTCCACGTTGGGCTGATCGACCATGACCGGCTGGAAGCGGCGTTCAAGGGCGGCGTCCTTCTCGATGTACTTGCGGTACTCGTCCAGGGTGGTGGCGCCCAGGCAGTGCAGTTCGCCACGGGCCAGCATGGGCTTGAGCATGTTGCCGGCGTCCATGGAACCCTCCGCCTTGCCGGCACCAACGATGGTGTGCAGCTCGTCGATGAAGAGCAGAATGCGCCCCTCGCTCTGGCGGATCTCATTGAGCACCGCCTTGAGCCGTTCCTCGAATTCGCCGCGGTACTTGGCGCCCGCCACCAGCGCCCCCATGTCGAGGGCGAAGATGGTCTTGTTCTTCAATCCCTCGGGGACGTCGCCGCGCACGATGCGGTGGGCCAGCCCTTCGGCGATGGCGGTCTTGCCGACGCCCGGCTCGCCGATAAGGACCGGATTGTTCTTGGTCTTGCGGCTGAGAATGCGGATGACCCGGCGTATTTCCGAGTCCCGCCCGATCACCGGATCGAGCCGGCCCTTCGTGACTTCCTTGACCAGATCGCGCCCGTACTTTTCCAGCGCTTCGTAGGTCCCCTCCGGATCGGTGCTGGTCACCCGCTGGTGTCCGCGCACGGCGGTAAGGGCCTGCAGCAGGCGATCACGGGTGATCTTGAACTGGGCCAGCAGCTTGCCTGAGGCATTGGAAGTGCCTTCTTCCACCATAGCCAGCAGCAGATGCTCGACGCTGACATAATCGTCTTTGAGATGGGTGGCTTCTTCCTGGGCTTTGATCAGCAGGCGGTTGAGGCGCTGGGTCACGTAGATCTTGCCAGCCTCCACGCCGGGTCCGGACACACTGGGCCGGCGCTCCAGCTCCTGTTTGACCGCCGCCGCGAAGTTGTCTACGGGCACATCCATGCGCTGCAGCAGGCGCCCGATGAGACCCCCTTGCTGTTCGAGCAGGGCCATCAGCAGGTGCTCTACGTCCACCTCCAGGTGTCCGTACTTCATGGCCCGGGTCTGGGCCGACTGGATGGCTTCCTGCGTTTTTTCCGTCATTTTATTGGGATCCATGAGCATATCCTTCCGCATGCTAGGGGTACATCTGATTCTTTTTAACAACGAAGGCCGGAGGCTTTGACCCTCCGGCCCGTTTAAACATTATCTCAGCCGGCGCTGATTTCAATGCGACGCGGCTTGGCGGCCTCCGCCTTGGGCAGATGCAGTTTGAGCACGCCGTCCTTGACTTCGGCCCTGGCTTTGTCGGGGTCGATCTCGTCGGGAAGCTGAAACTGACGATAGTAGGCCGCCAGAGAAAACTCCCGGTAGAGCTCTTCCCCCTGGGCGGATGGCACTTCGCCTTCGATGGTCAAAACGCCCTTTTCGATGCCGATGTGCAGATTCTCCTTGGAAACGCCGGGCATGTCTGCCAGCAGCGTCAGCCCCTCGTCCGTCTCCATGATATCGACGGCCGGGGCGACGTAGTTGCGGGCAGAGCGGGTCTGCTCCCTGGTCAGGGTTTTATTCTCCTTGTTGTTGTCGTAAAGTTCCTTGGTTGCCATGATGCACTCTCCTTTATATCGTGGACATTATTTGCCTTATGACTTGTTCGCGACGGCCTTAGCCAACCTGAACGGCGATTTTTTTCGGCTTGGCCGCTTCCTGTTTCGGCAGGGTCACGCGCAGGATACCGTCACGGTAGGCGGCTGCCACTTTTTCACCATCCACCTCGCCGGGCAGTTCGATGGTACGCAGAAAGGCGCCAAACCCACGCTCACGGCGGTGCCAGACCTTGGCCTTCTCCTCTCCTTCGACCTCTTTCCTTTCCCCAGAGAGGGTCAGGCTCCCCTTCTGCAGTGTCATCTCAAGCTGGTCCGCCTCAATCCCCGGCACCAGCGCTTCAACATAGTAGTTGTCGGCATCCTCCCGTAGATTGATGCGCGGGAAGGGCCGTGCCCCCACGCCCGGCAGAAAGGCCGGTTCAAGCAGGCGCCCAGCACCGAAGCCGCGAAAAGCACTTTCCATTTCCCGACGAAGACTGTCCATTTCCCTGAAAAGATCCCAGTTTGCCATGATGTTTTCCTCCTTTGACGATTTATGGTTGGCGGGACCAGCCCGCATTGTCTATCTGCCTGAAGGACATATCAAGGGACGTGCCAACCACATTCAAAGAATTTTATAGTTCTGTTTCGGGCACTTACGTATTGACGATCAAAAGGAGGGTTTACTTGCGACGTCGCAGCAACCAGCGTTTGCGGCAGTTGCGACGTCGCAGGGGGGCTTGCGACAGGTGAGGGGACAGCGGCTAGGATTCGAGGTCGCGGCGGGTAAGATCGAGCTTGTCGAGATAGCGGTAGAGGGTGGCGCGGTGCACGCCGAGCAGGCGGGCTGCGGCCGTCAGGTTGCCGTCGGCGGCCTGGAAGGCCTGGCGGATCTCGTCAGCGTCGAGCTCAACCTGCCGGGTCGATTGGCGCCGGGGAAGGTTCGCCGACGAGGGAGAGACTGCGGGACCTTCGAGAAGCGAAGGCGCGGAAAGCAGAGGATACGGCGGGATCATGGGGGAGGTTTCCGCCGGAGAAGCCCCCCATTCACCAGCGGCAAAGTGGCGACGCTCCTGAATCCACTCACGAAAGGCCTTGGCCCCGATCACCTCGCCCGGCGTTTCGATAAAGACCCGTTCGAGGACGTTGCGCAGCTCACGGATGTTGCCCGGCCACAGGTAGGATTGCAGCAGGGCCAGCGCTTCACCGGTGAGGCGATGGATGCGACGGCCGTATTTCTGGCTGAAGATCTGCAGGAAATGGGAAACCAGGGCGGGGATATCCTCCTTGCGCTCTCGCAGCGGCGGCAGGTGGATGCGCAGCACCGAGAGGCGATGGTAAAGATCGGCCCGGAAACGCCCCTGCCCCACCGCCTGCTCGAGGGGGACGTTGGTGGCGGCCACAATGCGCACATCAATACGGCGAGTGCTTTCGCCACCGACGCGCTCAAAGGTTCCCTCTTCCAGCACGCGCAGGAGTTTGGCCTGGGTATGCAGAGGCATGTCGCCGATCTCGTCGAGAAAGAGGGTGCCGCCGTCCGCTCGCTCGAAGCGGCCGACATGGGTGCGCACCGCCCCGGTAAAAGCCCCCTTTTCATGCCCGAAAAGTTCCGATTCAAGCAGTTCCGCCGAGATGGCGCTGCAGTTGACGGCGATATAGGAACCGCTGGCCCGATCGCTGCATTCGTGCAGGGCGCGGGCCACCAGTTCCTTGCCGGCACCCGTCTCCCCCGTCACCACCACGGCGGCGGCCGTCGGCCCGTAAAGACTGATCTTGCGAAAGACCTCCCGCGTCAACGGACTGGAGCCGACCATACCGTGGAACGTTTCCACCTTATCCCGTTCCGCCGAGGTCGGCTGGCGAAAGGTGAAGGTCACGGTGCGTCCCCGAAAGTCCGAGGTCAAACCGCCGGGACGCACTTCCACCATGAGCAGAACATTTTCCCGGCCAGTGACGCGAAGCTGCAGATCAGGCAAAGGCAGGTCACGCTCGATGGCTTCGTCGGCCAGATCCGGCAGAGCGGGGCGAACGCCGGCAAAGAGTTCTTCAAGGGGAGCACCGATGGCTTCGGCAGAGGCAACGCCGAGCCATTCGGCCAAAGCCGGTGACAGCTTCAGTACGCGCCAGGTCCCTGTGCCCGCCCTGGTTGCGACCAGATCAGGCGCTCTGGTCGGCAGGTCAACCGCATTTTCACCGTCAGCACGCATGGGCTCTCCTTGCACCGAAAAACTTTACTGTCGCCAATTTAACCCTTCCATCGGTAGAGTTCAACCGACAAGGCGCAAATCTTTCCCCTCCCATTCTTCGAATTTAATCTTATTTGGAATAGGACCATCTCCTCCATTTTGTGTTAGAATCAGAATCATATACCCATCCAGAGGGGAGTTATTTTCCATGTCGTCTTCTTCTAGTTCAAAACCGGAAAACATTCCTCACCCTCAAGGGAAAAGGGAATTTTCCGTTCTGCTTGTAGAAGACGACCAGGGTATCCGCAACCTGGCCAAAATTCATCTGGAACGTCTCGGCTGTCGTGTTCTGCTGGCATCCTCCGGTCGCGAAGCCGTTGACATTTTGAATGAGAACGCCTGCGACCTGATGCTGCTGGACTTCGGTCTTCCCGACATGACCGGTCATCAACTCCTTGACGAAATCTCCCCTCGGCATCCGCACCTCCCCTTTCTGGTCACCACCGGTCACGGCAGTGAAAAAGTCGCCGTGGAGTTCATGAAGCGCGGCGCCCTCGACTACGTCATCAAGGATGAAAGTTTCTGGAAAAATCTCCCCAAAGCCGTGGAAAGAGCCAGGGACCATCTGGCCATGGCCCGGCGCCTCGAAAAAGCCAAGGAAGCCCTGCGCCAGAGCGAAGAACGCTACCGCGCCCTGACGGAGAACACCAACGACGTCACCGTCATCTTTGACGACAGCTTCGACGTCCACTATGTCAGTCCCTCGGTCGAGCGGGTGCTTGGCCTGACTCCCACTGAATTCGCGGCCGACGGTCTGATTAAAGCCCTGCATGGCAGTGATCTGCCCCTATACAAAAGGGCCGTGGAACAGGCAGCGGCGACCGCCGGCGAAACGGTCAAAATCGACAATTTCCGTCTACACCACCAAAAGGACAACTGGCTCAACATGGAAGGCCAGGTCACGGATCTCCGACATCTTGCCAGCGTCCAGGGGCTCGTTCTTAACTGCCGGGATATCACCGATCGCATCGAAGCAGAGAACAGACTGAAGGAGAACCAGGCACGCCTCAAGCATCTGGCCCACCATGACCCCCTGACCAACCTCCCCAACCGCACTCTTTTCAAGGAGCGCCTCAATCAGGCGCTGGCCAAGGCCAGGCGTTCCGGCGAGCAGGTGGCGATTGTCTTTCTCGACCTCGATCGTTTTAAAAAAATCAACGATTCCCTCGGTCACGAAGCAGGCGACCACCTGCTCAAGGATGTAGCCTCACGTCTGCGTACCTGCATACGCCAGTCCGATACCGTCGCCCGTCTCGGCGGCGATGAATTTGTCCTCATCCTGGAGGATATTACCCAGCCGGGACCCGTCATCGCCGTCGCCAATAAGATTCTCAGCTCCCTGGCGCAGCCTTTTGCCATTAATGACTATGAACTCTACATTACCACCAGCATAGGCATCAGCCTCTTTCCCACCGACGGCGACGAGGCCACGGTTTTGATGAAATGCGCCGATGTGGCCATGTATCGGGTGAAAGAACAGGGACGGAACAACTACCAGTTTTACCAACCGGACATGAATGCCCGGGCGCGGGAAATGCTGTTGATGGAAAGTGCCCTGCGCAAGGCGCTGGACAACCACGAGTTGGATGTTTTCTATCAGCCCCAGCTTGATCTGGCCACCGGGCAACTCCTCGGCATGGAGGCCATGCTGCGCTGGATTCATCCCGAGCAGGGCACTCTCTGTCCGCGGGATTTTCTTGCCCTGGCCGAAGAGACCGGACTGATCGAGCCCTATGGTTACTGGGCTATCCAGGAAGCCTGCCGCCAGAACAAAGAGTGGCAGGAGCAAGGCTACCAGCCTGTCACCGTTGCCATCAACATCTCCCAGCGCCTTTTTCACAAAGCCAACCTGGTAGTCAAAATAGAGGAGATCCTTCAGCAGACGGGCCTTGCTTCCGAATACCTTGAACTCGAAATCACCGAAGCCATGGTCATGGACGATATCAAACGGGTGCAGGCCACCATGCAGGAGCTTCACGACATGGGAGTCAAACTCACCCTGGACGACTTCGGCACCGGCTACTCCTGTCTCGGACAGCTGAAGCGCTTTCCCCTGTCCAAGCTGAAGATTGACCAGAACTTCATCAAGGATGTCGCCACCAGCCCCGATGACGCTGCCATCACCGCCACCATTATCGCCCTCGGCCGAGGAATGCACCTGGATGTCATCGCTGAAGGCGTCGAGACTCCCGAGCAGCTGCGTTTTCTACGGGAACACCAGTGCCGACAGGCGCAGGGCTTCCTCTTCTGTCATCCCCTGCCCCCCGAGCAACTCACACACTTTCTGGACAAAAACGCCTGAAACAATTACAGCATCTCTCTTCTTGACAGAACAACCTGGGCTGACGTATTAATTAAAACCTCACAGAAACGTCCAACGGTGCCCGCAAGGGTGAAAAGGGAAGAGGGGTGCAAATCCCCCGCGGACCCGCCACTGTAAGCGAAGACGAAGGGTTGACAGACCACTGGCCGCCAGGCCGGGAAGGTAACCCCGAGGATGATTCGCGAGCCAGGAGACCTGCCGACATGGACACACCACATTAACCTCCCCGGGAAACAGGGAGAGTGGAGATTAGCGGCGCTTCAAATACGGGAAGCCCGCGCACCTATTTAGGGCTGCGCGGGCTTTTTTGCGTTGAAGCGGTCCCCTTTTCGCCATTTTCGTTCGGGGCAAAAAGGAGAAATTCGATGAAGAAACACCTGCTCGCCTGCCTGACTCTCACCCTGCTGCTTCTGCCAGCAGGCACCCCATTGGCCCAGCCGACCGAGATGGAAACGGTGGTGGTCACCGCTACCAAGGTCGAAACCGCCGCCGAAGAAGTGGCCAGTGCCATCACGGTCATCACCGCCGAAGAGATGGAGGAGAAACAGCAGCGCACAGTGCTAGACGCCCTGCGCGCCGTCCCTGCCCTCAACGTCACCCGTCGCGGGGGTCCCGGTCAGCAGACCTCCATCTTTCTGCGCGGGGCGGAGGCCCGGCACACCCTGGTGCTGATTGACGGCGTCGAAATGAACGATCCCATCGATCCGGGCCGTGCCTTTAATTTTGCCCATCTGAGCACGGACAACATCGAACGCATCGAGGTCGTGCGGGGCCCCCAGAGCACCCTCTACGGCTCCGACGCCATGGGAGGCGTCATCAACATTATCACCCGGCGCGGCGCCGGCAAGCCATCTGGCTATGTGTCCGCCGAGGCGGGTTCTTACCGTACCTTCGAGGAGAGGGCCGGCCTGCGCGGTGGCAACGAGCTGGTCAACTTCTCCCTCGGTGTCTCCCGCCTCGACAGCGACGGCATCTCGGTGGCGGATGAGAAGGATGGTAACCGTGAGGAAGACGGTTACGAAAACACCAGCGTCTCCACCCGCCTGGGGTTGACACCGACGGACCATCTGGAAATCGAGGCCATTGCCCGCTA
Protein-coding regions in this window:
- a CDS encoding Hsp20/alpha crystallin family protein, translating into MATKELYDNNKENKTLTREQTRSARNYVAPAVDIMETDEGLTLLADMPGVSKENLHIGIEKGVLTIEGEVPSAQGEELYREFSLAAYYRQFQLPDEIDPDKARAEVKDGVLKLHLPKAEAAKPRRIEISAG
- a CDS encoding Hsp20/alpha crystallin family protein, whose product is MANWDLFREMDSLRREMESAFRGFGAGRLLEPAFLPGVGARPFPRINLREDADNYYVEALVPGIEADQLEMTLQKGSLTLSGERKEVEGEEKAKVWHRRERGFGAFLRTIELPGEVDGEKVAAAYRDGILRVTLPKQEAAKPKKIAVQVG
- a CDS encoding sigma 54-interacting transcriptional regulator encodes the protein MRADGENAVDLPTRAPDLVATRAGTGTWRVLKLSPALAEWLGVASAEAIGAPLEELFAGVRPALPDLADEAIERDLPLPDLQLRVTGRENVLLMVEVRPGGLTSDFRGRTVTFTFRQPTSAERDKVETFHGMVGSSPLTREVFRKISLYGPTAAAVVVTGETGAGKELVARALHECSDRASGSYIAVNCSAISAELLESELFGHEKGAFTGAVRTHVGRFERADGGTLFLDEIGDMPLHTQAKLLRVLEEGTFERVGGESTRRIDVRIVAATNVPLEQAVGQGRFRADLYHRLSVLRIHLPPLRERKEDIPALVSHFLQIFSQKYGRRIHRLTGEALALLQSYLWPGNIRELRNVLERVFIETPGEVIGAKAFREWIQERRHFAAGEWGASPAETSPMIPPYPLLSAPSLLEGPAVSPSSANLPRRQSTRQVELDADEIRQAFQAADGNLTAAARLLGVHRATLYRYLDKLDLTRRDLES
- a CDS encoding EAL domain-containing protein, which gives rise to MSSSSSSKPENIPHPQGKREFSVLLVEDDQGIRNLAKIHLERLGCRVLLASSGREAVDILNENACDLMLLDFGLPDMTGHQLLDEISPRHPHLPFLVTTGHGSEKVAVEFMKRGALDYVIKDESFWKNLPKAVERARDHLAMARRLEKAKEALRQSEERYRALTENTNDVTVIFDDSFDVHYVSPSVERVLGLTPTEFAADGLIKALHGSDLPLYKRAVEQAAATAGETVKIDNFRLHHQKDNWLNMEGQVTDLRHLASVQGLVLNCRDITDRIEAENRLKENQARLKHLAHHDPLTNLPNRTLFKERLNQALAKARRSGEQVAIVFLDLDRFKKINDSLGHEAGDHLLKDVASRLRTCIRQSDTVARLGGDEFVLILEDITQPGPVIAVANKILSSLAQPFAINDYELYITTSIGISLFPTDGDEATVLMKCADVAMYRVKEQGRNNYQFYQPDMNARAREMLLMESALRKALDNHELDVFYQPQLDLATGQLLGMEAMLRWIHPEQGTLCPRDFLALAEETGLIEPYGYWAIQEACRQNKEWQEQGYQPVTVAINISQRLFHKANLVVKIEEILQQTGLASEYLELEITEAMVMDDIKRVQATMQELHDMGVKLTLDDFGTGYSCLGQLKRFPLSKLKIDQNFIKDVATSPDDAAITATIIALGRGMHLDVIAEGVETPEQLRFLREHQCRQAQGFLFCHPLPPEQLTHFLDKNA